The following nucleotide sequence is from Salvia splendens isolate huo1 chromosome 2, SspV2, whole genome shotgun sequence.
gaacaagatttgaaaaatgaaattttgttttcgcttctaacactgtatttacagcttagcgaaaaaatttcatcgtacttgtcctcggtcttatgaagtaaacttctttgaccgaacttggtccttggtcttatgaagtaaacttctttgaccggactcgtctttggtctgatgaaataaacatctttgaccggactcgtctttggtctgatgaaataaacatctttgaccggactcgtctttggtctgatgaaataaacatctttgaccagacttggtttgtgttctaatttggcgatttttgtcgccgggatcgaactttcccttgtcctaattcggcgagtttcatcgcgtggatcggactttcccagttaaccgaagtggtcttatgcagtaaacctctttgaccagacatggtcgtccccggtcttatgaggtaaacttctttgaccgaacttggtcgtcctaattcggcgaggtttatcgcgtggatcggactttcccttattgcagttcgtttcagacgaagtgcttgttaagctgaattgcggtcttgtatcctccttggaagcttggactcacaatcgttggcttattgcagttcgtttcagacggactgcttgttaagctgacttgtggtcttatatcctccttagaagcttggactcacaatagtctttaataatcgatctaaaaaggggatcagcctttaaagaacgatataccttggtaccatttgtaagagacgacaagcacatagagacaaaacacatagagaaaaaatgaaaaaaacgaaagaaaaaactttaaactttttataaaacgacaagtaaaaggtacaagtaaaaacaaacaaataaaaacatgtacccctatgaccgaactagacacaagacagactgaccggactttgtctcttacaagtggaacttcttgaggttggagacgtgccatgttcggggtacttgttctcctgacatgtgagtcaatttataagaccctttgccgaggacctctgacacccgatatggaccctcccatgtgggttcgagtttgcccagcttttctgctcggcttacttcgttgtttctcaagacgagatctcccacttgaaattgaagctttttcaccctttggttataataccgggctacttgctccttatacttggctgcttttatgcacgccaattctcttctttcttcggcgagatctagttctgctctcagtccgtcgtcattcatttctgaggagaaatttagagttcggggactgggtacgccgatctccaccggaattacggcttcagtgccgtacaccagactatacggagtttcaccgttggaggttttgggcgtagttcggtaggaccataggacttgagggagattttctacccattgtcctttggcttgttctaaccgggcttttaaccctttcaccagaatccggttcgttacttccgtttgtccgtttgcttggggatgggagaccgaagtgaaccgctgttgaatgttaagctcttggcaccaattcttgaacgtcttgtcggtgaactgggtcccattatccgagatgaggatgtggggtatgccaaatcggcacactatgttcttccagacgaagtccaatgcctttgagctcgttatcgtagctaatggttccgcctccacccacttcgtgaagtagtccacggcaacgataaggaatttcatttgccgaggagcttgaggaagtggtcccactatgtctatgccccattgcatgaaaggccaagggctttgcatagtgtatagatcggtctgcggcatcctggggacatttgcatgaatttggcacttcgtacacttcttgacgagctgcactgcctcttgtaccatggttggccaataatatccccatctcagaacttttttagctaaagctctggctccgatgtggctaccgcacgatccttcatgaacttctctgaggatgtagtccgtctcttctggtcctacgcaccgcaataacggctggaggtaagactttctaaagaggactccttcatgaagttcgtaccgaagtgctcggcacgtgatcttccgagcttctctcttatcctcgggcaattgtccttgatccagatactgcaagatcggcgtcatccagttcggcgagctggatactgaatgtacctcggcttcctcaatgcttcgatgcattaattcttccgcctttgagctcggatctgaggccaacttacttaaggtatctgctcggctattttccgctctgggaatgcggattatccgaaaataggagaaacttcggctgatgctttgcgctttgtccaaatacttcttcattctctcgtcacgggcttcacttgtacccaacatgtgatttactatgacttgtgaatcacaatggactttgagagatttgacgagtagactttgcgctaactggagtccggccaggagggcttcgtactcggcttcattattagtagtggggaataggaaccgaagtgagtaggttacctcgtgtccgtcgggagcgacaagtaaaataccagctccacttcccatcttgtttgaagctccatctacgaatccgctccagcagtccggtggctctacttcggattccaagggctgtgctagttcggcattggcagaattcttctgttcggcaataacaggaattgcttgatcgaactttgcttctgcaagaaaatctgccaaggcttgtcccttgatggctttccgaggtagatattcaattgtgtgctctcccaactctatggcccacttggcgattctgcctgatgcttctggtttggtcaacacttgccgaagtggcagatcagttaagacgcataccttatgagcatagaagtatggccgcagtctccttgctgcatttactaatgccagagcaattttttccagaggttgataccttgtttctggacctcttaatgctcggcttgtaaagtagatgggaagctgctttaggccttcttctcgtacaagcaccgcgctgatggtttgatccgatgccgctaagtataagaatagtacttcggcttcggttggagcagagagaataggaagctcggctagataacttttgagctcgtcaaaggcctttttctgctcggctccccactcgaactttggtgcctttttcaacaccttgaagaacggcagttgcttttcggctgcttgggaaaggaatcgattcagtgcggctagacatccggttagcctttgcacgtcatgtatggacttcggcattgccatgttctgaacgacttgaacttttgaggggtttgccttgagtccgtcctttgaaacccaacaacccaaaAACTTttccgaatctaccaaaaaggtacacttttggggattaagtttgaggttggctttcttgagcacgttgagagtggacttgaggttgtgctcgtactccgaagtgcttttgcttttgacgactatatcgtcaacatacacttcgacctcccttccaatcaggtgccgaaaaagcttgtctaccatcctttgataagtggctccggcattctttaaaccgaatggcatctttttataagcgaaaatgccgaaatcagtaatgaaggccgtttttgaagcgtcaatctcatccattaaaacttgatggtatcctttgtacagatcaagaaaacaaaaaatttcaaagcctatcaaagcttctacttttttatctatgttcggaaggggatagcaatctttgggacagtgcttatttagatcggtgaaatctatgcacatccgccatcctccttcctttttcttgatcatgacaggattggccacccacgaaggatacttcacttcgaataacacatccgccttcaataattgacggacttcgtcatggatgacttgacttcgttctgccgcaaagagtctttgcttctgttttatcggccggactgaaggatcaatatttaaccgatgagtgattacctcggggggcactccggtcatgtccaacggagaccatgcaaagacgtctttatactccttgaggagctggatggttttttcccgaagtaggggcgttcccgcgaaaccgatcttaaccgttctggatggatcgtcttcgtacagctgaactgtcatcgagttcggctccggtatgacttcggtcatcgcctctgactccggctgctgtgattgctatgcttggtggtgccgatctgactgctcggcacttctaagcgcaatttgcagacattcctttgctctcttttggtcacctcggatgaccgctatccctcctttagtagggatcttgatggtgaggtgataagtggagcaaatggcccgaactgtgttgagccagtctcttcccaggatgacgttgtacggggaccgagctttcaccacgaaaaactcaatcatcgtactggagctagtaggcgctttccccaccgtgatcggaaggctgataataccttcagggcgggtgtcctcctgggcgaagctcttcaggggaagcggagccgggctgagccgagctgggtccacttctattAAAATAGAACAGAATAAATATACTCAACTTTTTCCTTTCACACTACAATATTCAAAATCCGAGTTGCCAAGTATCGTTTGAGGCAAAGAGTAATAAATGCCTTGCAAAAAAACAGTATATATCTCTTTGTATCACTCACGTCTAATGCTAGCTCCTTCACTGTTGTCGTTGCGCGCCGCACCATCCCTCCGCTCGCCACCACCCTCTGCACCAAACAGCCCCCCCTCTCCAGCTTCATCGCAATTCCGGCCAGCCGTCTTCACAAAGCCAGCTCATTCGCAGTCGCTTTGCCTCACCATTCGCCGTAACTAATCGTCGACTTCCAGCACCGCCGTCAAGGTCAAATCCGAATCTTCCCCAATTTATAAAGCCCTAATTTTTAGACCAAATTCGCTTCTATGCTCAAAGCAAGAGTGATCACTCAACATAACGTGAAATCATTAAAACATGAAAAATGAGAATGTGTTGCGGAAATCGGAACTGCATGCGTTTCTACTTAATTTCTAGTGTTtagaaactaaaaaaaaaacctaAGTTGCGTTTGCCTTTGCTTGTTCAGTTAGAGCAGATCTTTACCTGCAAAACGCAGAATGCTTAGAGGCCGTTATTCAGTTTTTTTATGCATGTTCATCAACCTGTGTGCCATTGATGTATTTGATGCTGCTGAACTCATCTTTTCAGTTTAATTCCGCAGGATGCAAGATAAATTCATAGTATCGGTGGATGAAGTATGAAATTTTCTTAAGAATTGGAAGAATGCATATTGTGTCAAAAGCTGCATGCAAGTTGTTTGCTTAAGTTTCcttttatatgaaaatttgagtgTTCTTTATGTTTGGATTTAgaatcctctttttttttttgcagttgATTTAAATGTTTATGCTAGGCTAGAATCTTGGTCATGCTCTAGAAAGGCCATTTACGCTCGATTAGTCCTACATTATCATGAAATGTGTTTATCGGGTGTCGTTGAAAATAACGGAAGCGTGTTTCGTTTGACACGTGTTGGGGGATCATTAAGCTTTTAAGAATGGTAAATAATTGATTGCAATCTGCTGGATCTTGTGGCAGTTGTGATCAAATCCCTAACTTAGCGCCTATATGTAGTATGTTGTGAGATCGTAATAACGTTTCCCATACATCCTggaactttattaaatttttcgAACACTAGGGCTGCCATTTGACATTGTTATCGTTCTTTTGTCGCGTAGCGATATCATCAATGTCTAACCGTTGCAAAGATATTCTTTGTCGTTTAGCGTTTTACAAAGGTATTTGGTGAAAAAACTTAGCAGATGCATTATATCTTAGACTGATTTACTTAACTAGGATCTTACCTTAATATGTAATGAAccatcaaattttatttactctACATTTCATAGTTGTCTTTGCAATATTTGTCTCTTGTGAAATTCATGTAATTAACATTCTTGACAGAAGCTGTTATTCTGTTGACAGAATCTTGAGGGATGTCAGCTCAAGTTACACCTGCTAAGAGGCCACTCGACCAAAGTCTTACAGATGTAAGAAGTGAAAGGAAGAGCCAGAAATCAGAAGCTTTAGGTTCTGATATTGCACCATTTAATGCATCATCTAGACAGGTTATAAGAGTACTTTGCCCAGCTTCCAGAATTCGCTTCATTAATGGAAAAGATGGCAGCATCGTATCTCAAATAGGCCAAGCGACTGGAGCAAAAGTGTGCGTTGAGGAAAAAGTCCTTGAGTGTAATGAAAGAGTCATAACTATAGTAGCTCCAGATAAAGCTAAGGAAATGGTGAGCGGGCAGGTTAAGGATGAAGACAGGGAGACTAAAATCCCTGACTCCAGTGAGAACCCCGAGGAAGATGGGGAAGGCAACAAAGAGCATGGTGTTCGAGTCGATCACTCTAAATCAGATAAGGACAAAGAAAATTCAGCTGTTCAGAAAGCTTTGTTAGCTGTGTTTAATAGAATGGTCGGCATGTTTGCTGGGTCAAAGAAAGGTGAAGAAGAAGGTAAAAAAAAGTTTTCACATGTTAGGCTACTTGTCTTCCATGGTCAAGTAGGCCGTTTGTTAGGAAGATCTGGCTGTGTGATGAAACAAATGACATCTGAAAGTGGAGCGGTAATACAAATTCTTCCAAAGAATAAGCTGCCTTCTTGTGCATCTTCAACTGATGACCTGGTTCAGGTACTTTTATTTAGTGCATCCATTTCCTTGCGTGCGTATATGTGCGAAATGTACTTGAATATATTTGTCAGGTACGACATGATGCGATGAATGCCATTTATGAAAATGTGAGATATAAAGCCATGAGTAAGATCAAGATTTAGGCTTGATGAACTTTGACATCTCATTCTCTTTTGCAGATCTCTGGTACTCATGATGCCATCAGGAAAGCTCTTCTATCTGTTTCCCAGGAACTTCTTGAGCGTATTCCTAAGTATCGGGATCCTTTCCTTTGGTGCTCCTCCTCATCTCAGTCTCATTCCTTTGGTGCTCCTCGGCAGGATAGGTGTCCACCTCCGCATAATCCTTTCCATGGACATGGAGCACCCTATCCATCTGGATTTCTCGAAGGTGGTGCTGGTATGAATTTTCCTCCTGTGGTTATGACTTACCGGGTGCTGTGCAATGAGGAAAAGGTGGGTGGTGTAATTGGAAAGGGAGGTACTATTATCAAAGCTCTTCAACATGAATCTGGCTGTGATATCAAGGTCGTAGCTAGTACAGGAGAAACAGAAGATCGCATCATTACCATATCTGGTCCTGCTGTATGGTTTTGattctttgtttttgtttaaCATTCTCATTCCTTCCTTGTACTTTTCTTCTGATAAATTTAAGGCCAAAAATGATGTTTGATTTCCATTTGATGTAGCACCCGGATGATGCAGTATCTCCCGCACAAGATGGCGTGCTTCGCGTGCAAGCAAGAATATTTAGGTCTGCACCAGTAAGCAAGGATAAAAGCTTGGTTGCAAAACTCCTTGTCTCCTCTCATCAAATTGGATGTCTTCTTGGTAAAAGTGGTTCAGTGATTTCTGAAATGAGAAAGTCAAGTGGAGCTTACATCTGTATTCTCAGTAAAAACCAGGTTCCGAAGAATGCCTCGGAAAATGAGGAAGTTGTTCAGGTATGCATAACATTGATTAAAGAGGGTGGTACATCAGAGTAGGATTTTATGTAACCTTTATTTTTGCTTCTGTCTATCGTATGCAATTCTAGGTTAGTGGAGACCTTGAAGCAGTTCAAGAGGCTCTTGTGCAGATAACATCAAGGTTGAAGAAGCATTTCTTCCAGGCCCCATACATGGGGAGAAGAGAGTTTTCACCTTCTCCAACTTTCTCTAATCGAGGTCCACCATTCAACAATTTTGATGCTTCTGTGGGCCTTCCTCCAGTTGGCGGCTTCCATCCACGTGAACATGATGATCAGCAACCTGTTTCCACAAGCACTACTGTGGAGGTTGTTGTTCCAAGCTTCGCTGTTCCTGCTATTTACGGAGATGAAGGTGGATGCCTGAGACAAATTCGCGAGGTATGCATTGAATGATCAATTATGATCATCCAACGATCAAGATCTATGGGCTAGACTGGTTTCAGTTCCAAATCCTTTGTTTggcaaaataaaatactagtaattgATATGGAATTGAATTTAAAAACTTGAATGTCTGCAGTGTGTGTGTGCGCAATGTGTGTGCATGAATGTGTGAACGTGTGCAGTATGTGCGTGTGTGAATGTGTGCAGTATACGTGCAGTGTgtgtaatttaataaatatttggaattccactaaatttgatatggaattcaaatttgtggaatttgaggatttgaaattataattcaattccaaatccaagaATTTTTTATACCAAACACTGATCTGTGTACCAAATGGAGCCTTTCTAAAATTAGGGTGGTTTTATTTGATCATTCTCCTATTATCCTATGTATACATGTTTATTTGGATAGATGAATTGGTTCGTCGGACGAAGTTAGAGCTCACACCTACTGAATTTTTCTTGTGCTTTGTTTTTTCTCTTGTCAGATTTCTGATGCAGAAGTTACCATCACCAATCCTAAAGACGGAGCATCAGAAACCGTGATCATACTCTCCGGGACTCCCGAGCAGACTATTGCTGCACAAAGTCTACTTCAGGCATTTGTAATATGCGAAATGGAAGCCCTGAATCGTTGATATCATGGTATTCATTTTGTTCTTCACAGACAGTTCTAAGCTTTTACTATATTATGACCTGTCACTAATATGTCAGCTCATCTTGTAGGAATCTACTCCATGGATGGTGCAAAGAGAGTGTTGTGATATATACTAATATACTGAAGTCCAAAACATCAACCCAACCCTGTTGTTGTGTCAACAAGAATAGGATGCAAATTACTATATGTCCATTATATGTACTATATGTACATGCTTGTTTATCGTGTCTATTTATCGCGGGATATTCAACTGATAACGCGGCTGACATCAACGCGTTGATACATATCTTGATTGATTTCCAATCCTCGTATCATAGGCTTTATTATATAGCTCTCATATGGTTGATGATTGATCTTTACACAGACTAAATGGTTAAATGCAGGTAAATAAATAGTGTTTGGATGTTGAACTTATTGATTGATATTCTACATGTTTTTTATTCATGAGCTTCACTCTGGAAAGGCTTGTATGTCTTGACGTCTGCAGCCAGCCCCCGTACGGATCCTGCTGCCGCGACGAGGGACACGATCAGGCAAGCCCAGCTGAGGATCTTCAGCCACACCCATCTGCAGGAGTACTTGGGCACTTTGGCCTGGGCAATGTGCATCTCTATGGGGAAGTACACGGTCAGCGGGTAGAACGCGGATGCCCCGATGAGGCCGAGAAAGTTGTTGAAGAAGGGGAAGATCATTGCAATCAGTGATGTTATTATCACATACACTGATCTCCACACTAATCTGAATACGTTGAAGTTGTAGACCCCGCACAGGGGAACACGGACGGCATGTTCTTCCGCGATGCCCTTGTTTTCCGGCCACTTCTGCCTGCACCGGTCCTCCACAAAGCCGAACAGAGGCTGCGCGAACACCTGTTTTGCAAACGATACGACGGGCattgataaaatgaaaatacGAGACAGATAGcttatattaaaaataacaacttttAAAACGCaacggattttaatgcacacTTAACTAGAAAAatgttttctaaaataaaaggGGAGTACCATAAT
It contains:
- the LOC121792787 gene encoding RNA-binding KH domain-containing protein RCF3-like, producing MSAQVTPAKRPLDQSLTDVRSERKSQKSEALGSDIAPFNASSRQVIRVLCPASRIRFINGKDGSIVSQIGQATGAKVCVEEKVLECNERVITIVAPDKAKEMVSGQVKDEDRETKIPDSSENPEEDGEGNKEHGVRVDHSKSDKDKENSAVQKALLAVFNRMVGMFAGSKKGEEEGKKKFSHVRLLVFHGQVGRLLGRSGCVMKQMTSESGAVIQILPKNKLPSCASSTDDLVQISGTHDAIRKALLSVSQELLERIPKYRDPFLWCSSSSQSHSFGAPRQDRCPPPHNPFHGHGAPYPSGFLEGGAGMNFPPVVMTYRVLCNEEKVGGVIGKGGTIIKALQHESGCDIKVVASTGETEDRIITISGPAHPDDAVSPAQDGVLRVQARIFRSAPVSKDKSLVAKLLVSSHQIGCLLGKSGSVISEMRKSSGAYICILSKNQVPKNASENEEVVQVSGDLEAVQEALVQITSRLKKHFFQAPYMGRREFSPSPTFSNRGPPFNNFDASVGLPPVGGFHPREHDDQQPVSTSTTVEVVVPSFAVPAIYGDEGGCLRQIREISDAEVTITNPKDGASETVIILSGTPEQTIAAQSLLQAFVICEMEALNR